One Salminus brasiliensis chromosome 5, fSalBra1.hap2, whole genome shotgun sequence DNA segment encodes these proteins:
- the LOC140556637 gene encoding testis-specific serine/threonine-protein kinase 6-like produces the protein METDQVLRGLGFEVVDHIGEGTFGKVKLATSNKYPNQVAIKIIDNKTSTDNSPDFLRREVDILRVVKHPHIVHVHEILERDGQVFIVMEPAATDLEGKIRKLHHIPIDQAKTWFSQLLRAMVYLHQQDIVHRDLKCANVLLTADDQVKLADFGIGRFYRSFDDLSQSFS, from the coding sequence ATGGAAACAGACCAAGTCCTGAGAGGTTTGGGCTTCGAGGTAGTCGACCACATCGGTGAAGGAACTTTCGGCAAGGTGAAGTTGGCCACATCCAACAAATACCCCAACCAAGTGGCAattaaaataatagacaacAAGACGAGCACAGACAACAGCCCTGATTTCCTGCGCCGGGAGGTGGACATTCTGAGAGTAGTGAagcaccctcacattgttcatGTCCATGAAATCTTGGAACGAGACGGGCAGGTGTTCATCGTGATGGAGCCTGCAGCAACGGATCTCGAGGGTAAGATCCggaagctccaccacatccccatCGACCAGGCCAAAACATGGTTCTCCCAGCTCCTCAGGGCCATGgtctatctgcaccagcaggacattgtccacCGAGACcttaaatgtgcaaatgtgctgCTGACcgctgatgaccaggtcaaactgGCTGACTTTGGTATTGGACGCTTTTATAGAAGCTTTGATGATCTAAGTCAGTCGTTTTCCTGA